Proteins encoded together in one Cicer arietinum cultivar CDC Frontier isolate Library 1 chromosome 4, Cicar.CDCFrontier_v2.0, whole genome shotgun sequence window:
- the LOC101507715 gene encoding histone H3.3: protein MARTKQTARKSTGGKAPRKQLATKAARKSAPTTGGVKKPHRYRPGTVALREIRKYQKSTELLIRKLPFQRLVREIAQDFKTDLRFQSHAVLALQEAAEAYLVGLFEDTNLCAIHAKRVTIMPKDIQLARRIRGERA, encoded by the exons TCGCAAGTCCACCGGTGGTAAGGCTCCAAGGAAGCAACTCGCCACCAAG GCTGCAAGAAAATCTGCACCTACAACCGGCGGAGTCAAGAAGCCCCATCGTTATCGTCCTGGAACCGTTGCTCTCCG TGAGATCCGTAAGTATCAGAAGAGTACTGAGCTTTTGATCCGTAAGCTTCCATTCCAGCGTCTTGTTCGTGAAATCGCTCAAGATTTCAAG ACGGATCTGAGATTCCAGAGCCATGCGGTTCTTGCTCTTCAGGAAGCAGCAGAAGCATATCTCGTGGGATTGTTTGAGGACACTAACTTGTGCGCAATTCATGCTAAGAGGGTTACCATTATGCCAAAGGACATTCAACTTGCACGCCGTATCCGTGGTGAACGTGCTTAG
- the LOC101508045 gene encoding large ribosomal subunit protein uL13w translates to MVSGSGVCAKRVVIDARHHMLGRLASIVAKELLNGQKVVLVRCEEICISGGLVRQKMKYMRFLRKRMNTKPSHGPIHFRAPSKIFWRTVRGMIPHKTKRGEAALARLKVYEGIPPPYDKIKRMVVPDALKVLRLQKGHKYCLLGQLSSEVGWNYYDTIKELEKKRKERSQLAYERKKQLSKLRAKAEKIVDEKLAPQLEVLAPVKY, encoded by the exons ATGGTTTCCGGATCGGGTGTTTGCGCCAAAAGGGTGGTGATCGACGCCCGCCACCACATGCTCGGCCGTTTAGCTTCTATTGTCGCAAAGGAGCTTCTCAATGGCCAGAAGGTCGTTCTCGTTAGGTGTGAAGAAATTTGCATCTCCGGTGGACTTGTGAGACAGAAGATGAAATACATGAGATTTCTTCGTAAGCGTATGAACACTAAACCTTCTCATGGTCCTATTCATTTCCGTGCTCCTTCCAAGATCTTTTGGCGCACTGTTCGTGG AATGATTCCACACAAGACAAAGCGTGGTGAGGCTGCTCTTGCTCGGTTGAAGGTTTATGAGGGTATTCCTCCTCCTTATGACAAGATTAAGAGGATGGTTGTTCCCGATGCACTTAA ggttttgagACTTCAAAAGGGACACAAGTACTGCTTGCTTGGACAGTTGTCATCAGAGGTTGGATGGAACTACTATGACACCATCAAG GAGTTGGAGAAGAAGAGGAAGGAAAGGTCTCAATTGGCTTATGAGAGAAAGAAGCAGCTCAGTAAATTGAGGGCAAAGGCAGAGAAGATTGTTGACGAGAAGCTTGCTCCCCAACTTGAAGTCCTTGCTCCTGTTAAGTACTGA